A stretch of Endozoicomonas sp. SCSIO W0465 DNA encodes these proteins:
- a CDS encoding MotA/TolQ/ExbB proton channel family protein yields the protein MKSTIGQWQDRPDKLSSRARHIRIAMISEVSLDVKRNLPMIKTLIALCPLLGLLGTVVGMVQVFDVLAVTGTGSPRAMASGISKATIPTMAGMVAALSGLYFSALLEKRADRVTHKVADSMQH from the coding sequence GTGAAAAGCACTATTGGCCAATGGCAGGATCGCCCGGATAAGTTATCCAGCCGAGCCCGGCATATCCGCATTGCGATGATTTCGGAGGTATCGCTGGATGTGAAGCGCAACCTGCCCATGATCAAAACATTAATTGCCCTCTGCCCTCTATTGGGCTTACTGGGAACGGTAGTAGGCATGGTGCAGGTATTTGATGTGCTGGCGGTAACCGGGACCGGTAGCCCCAGGGCCATGGCCTCCGGTATCTCCAAGGCGACCATTCCCACCATGGCGGGCATGGTGGCGGCGCTGTCCGGACTTTACTTCAGCGCACTGCTGGAAAAGCGGGCGGACCGGGTAACCCATAAAGTGGCTGACTCAATGCAGCATTGA
- a CDS encoding efflux RND transporter permease subunit, whose amino-acid sequence MCDQETALYQVASQTMDLIAEQLPGAQVYPSPGLEFTAPELRLIPDDRRLSEVGWYRGSLPSIVQSLGEGVQLGEYFDGQESLNIIMRGGEIRSPQVLEMTPLMTPGGFVVPLGELMSVEPRLGPESIRRVDQRRTLTLSISPADGMTLEETLLVIEEKVIPQVTQWLPPGAQLKISGNADSLKQALGNLLGIFLFALLILTILLWGLFRSFRDALLVILTLPLATVGGLLAVHWLNGVAAQPVDLLTMIGFVILLGLVVNNAILLVHQARTGEAAGLHRLAAVEQALLTRMRPIFMTTLTSIFGMFPLLLSPATGSEIYRGLAAVIIGGMTISTLFTLILLPALLRMGEGHNLEQATE is encoded by the coding sequence ATTTGTGATCAAGAGACAGCCCTGTACCAGGTGGCAAGCCAGACCATGGATCTTATTGCTGAACAATTGCCCGGTGCGCAGGTATACCCATCCCCGGGGCTGGAATTTACCGCACCGGAGTTGCGTTTGATTCCTGATGATCGTCGTTTATCCGAAGTGGGTTGGTATCGTGGCAGTTTGCCGTCTATTGTCCAGAGCCTGGGGGAAGGGGTTCAGCTGGGAGAATATTTCGACGGTCAGGAGAGTCTCAATATCATTATGCGGGGTGGTGAAATCCGTTCGCCCCAGGTGCTGGAGATGACCCCGCTGATGACCCCCGGCGGTTTTGTGGTGCCACTGGGCGAACTGATGTCAGTGGAACCCCGGCTGGGACCTGAAAGCATTCGCCGTGTTGATCAGCGCCGGACACTGACCTTATCCATCTCACCGGCTGACGGCATGACCTTGGAGGAAACCTTGCTGGTCATCGAGGAAAAGGTGATTCCCCAAGTGACCCAATGGTTGCCGCCGGGCGCTCAATTGAAGATTTCCGGTAATGCCGACAGCCTGAAGCAGGCCCTTGGCAACCTGCTGGGCATTTTCCTGTTTGCCCTGTTGATTCTGACAATTTTACTGTGGGGATTATTCCGTTCTTTCCGGGATGCCCTGCTGGTTATTCTGACATTGCCCCTGGCCACCGTGGGTGGCTTGCTGGCCGTACACTGGCTCAATGGTGTGGCTGCCCAGCCGGTGGACCTGTTGACTATGATCGGGTTTGTTATTTTACTGGGTCTGGTGGTCAATAACGCCATTTTGCTGGTGCACCAGGCCCGCACCGGTGAAGCGGCAGGCCTGCATCGTCTGGCTGCCGTGGAACAGGCATTGCTGACCCGGATGCGCCCTATTTTTATGACCACACTGACCAGTATTTTTGGCATGTTCCCCCTGTTGCTAAGCCCCGCAACCGGCAGCGAAATCTACCGGGGGCTGGCGGCAGTCATTATTGGTGGTATGACCATCAGCACGCTTTTCACCCTTATCCTGTTGCCGGCACTGCTACGGATGGGAGAAGGACACAATCTTGAGCAGGCGACGGAATGA
- a CDS encoding efflux RND transporter permease subunit — translation MNLTRFSIHNPAVVAIAVALVFLFGALSIRQLPVQLFPDIDRPHLSVEVFWRAAAPEEMESEITDPLEPALKGLPGLKGMESDSGNGRVEIDLEFAMNTDMQETLLEVINRLNRVSGLPDNIRGPFVEKSGTNDSLTWFFLQQMPGNNRNIREYQGLIDTRVKPVLERIPGVAGVAVRGEGERQLDVVFDPWRAAELGVTIPELAARVASGFDVSGGTLNIGRREYKLRLAGKYEIDQLGNLVVAWRDGRPVYLRDLAEVSISRGKERTLRVQNGNPAIGMQVFKESGANALEALLAIKKEVNILNETVLQKEGVLMVQSFDASVFIQRALNMVGTNLLFGILLAIAVLWCFLRRWRATLMIAMAIPVSLMMTLSLLFISGRTLNIISLAGLAFSVGMVLDAAIVMLESIVRQRERGETDKAKAAEVASSRVWSALLASTLTTIAIFLPVMLLNDVEGQLFADLALTIAVSVAVSLVIAMTVLPTAAARWLPEHQFTDHYRKLWQWLTGKILWLTGNNRRRLIVIVLLMGLPVVLTRVAVPKMDYLPEVKRDAIDVWFNFSPGTSVASVKEEVVPLLIDRLQPYMGGEQEPKLKNYYFILWPGGASMGVRAQDQSQVKMLERLVREQIVSDIPDTTAFARQGNLFGRFGNDNGVNLDLQSEDLPALYPDS, via the coding sequence ATGAATTTAACCCGTTTCTCAATTCACAACCCGGCGGTGGTGGCTATTGCTGTCGCCCTGGTCTTTTTATTTGGTGCCCTTAGTATACGACAGCTACCGGTTCAGCTGTTTCCGGATATTGACCGGCCACACCTTTCTGTGGAGGTGTTCTGGCGGGCGGCAGCCCCTGAGGAAATGGAGTCGGAAATTACCGATCCACTGGAACCGGCACTGAAAGGTTTGCCCGGGTTGAAGGGGATGGAGAGTGATTCCGGTAATGGCCGGGTCGAAATCGACCTTGAGTTTGCCATGAACACCGATATGCAGGAGACCCTGCTGGAAGTCATTAATCGACTGAACCGGGTATCCGGCTTACCGGACAATATCCGGGGGCCTTTTGTTGAGAAAAGTGGCACCAATGACAGCCTGACCTGGTTTTTCCTGCAACAGATGCCCGGTAATAACCGGAATATCAGGGAATACCAGGGATTGATTGATACCCGGGTAAAACCGGTACTTGAGCGTATTCCCGGTGTTGCCGGGGTCGCCGTCCGGGGGGAAGGTGAGCGACAGCTTGATGTGGTGTTTGACCCATGGCGTGCTGCTGAGTTGGGCGTTACGATTCCTGAGCTGGCGGCACGGGTTGCCTCGGGATTTGATGTGTCCGGTGGCACGCTCAATATTGGCCGCCGGGAATATAAGCTGCGGTTGGCGGGTAAGTATGAAATCGACCAGCTTGGCAACCTGGTGGTGGCATGGCGGGACGGTCGCCCGGTTTATCTGCGGGATCTGGCAGAGGTGTCCATCAGCCGGGGCAAGGAGCGCACGCTCAGGGTACAAAATGGCAATCCTGCCATTGGCATGCAGGTGTTTAAAGAGTCCGGGGCCAATGCCCTGGAAGCACTGCTGGCCATCAAAAAGGAAGTCAACATTCTGAATGAGACGGTGCTGCAAAAGGAAGGTGTGTTGATGGTGCAATCCTTTGATGCCTCGGTATTTATTCAGCGCGCCCTGAATATGGTGGGCACTAACCTGTTATTTGGTATTTTGCTGGCAATCGCCGTGTTGTGGTGTTTCCTGCGGCGCTGGCGGGCAACGCTGATGATTGCCATGGCTATCCCGGTCAGCCTGATGATGACTCTGTCACTGTTGTTTATCAGTGGTCGTACCCTCAATATTATTTCCCTGGCCGGGCTGGCTTTTTCTGTGGGCATGGTGCTGGATGCGGCCATCGTTATGCTGGAAAGTATTGTCCGGCAACGGGAACGGGGGGAAACCGATAAAGCCAAAGCGGCGGAAGTGGCATCATCACGGGTATGGAGTGCGTTGCTGGCCTCAACATTGACCACCATTGCCATTTTCCTCCCGGTGATGTTGCTGAACGATGTGGAAGGGCAACTGTTTGCTGACCTGGCACTGACCATTGCCGTTTCTGTCGCTGTATCCCTGGTGATCGCCATGACGGTGCTGCCCACTGCCGCCGCACGATGGTTACCGGAACATCAGTTTACCGATCACTACCGTAAACTCTGGCAGTGGCTGACCGGTAAAATACTCTGGCTTACCGGCAACAATCGCCGTCGTCTGATAGTTATTGTCCTGTTGATGGGGTTACCGGTGGTACTTACCCGCGTAGCGGTACCGAAGATGGATTACCTGCCGGAAGTGAAACGGGATGCCATTGACGTATGGTTTAATTTTTCCCCGGGCACCAGTGTGGCGTCGGTTAAGGAGGAAGTGGTACCGCTTCTTATTGATCGCCTTCAGCCCTATATGGGTGGCGAACAGGAGCCCAAGTTAAAGAATTATTACTTTATCCTCTGGCCTGGCGGTGCTTCGATGGGCGTCAGGGCGCAAGACCAGTCTCAGGTCAAGATGCTGGAGCGTCTGGTCCGGGAGCAGATTGTCAGTGATATTCCCGATACCACCGCTTTTGCCCGGCAGGGCAATCTGTTCGGACGCTTTGGTAACGATAACGGGGTAAATCTTGACCTACAGTCGGAAGATCTGCCAGCCCTGTACCCTGACTCTTGA
- a CDS encoding biopolymer transporter ExbD — MRRRYSNGAQEDADIDMTPMLDIVFIMLIFFIVTTSFIKEAGIDVNRPTANSAQVVKKGNIMIAVSDTGAVWIDKRRVEVGAVRANVERLKAENPEGAVVIQADKESKSGIVVEVMDQVRLAGVYSISVSAREP, encoded by the coding sequence ATGAGAAGACGCTATAGCAACGGCGCCCAGGAAGATGCCGACATAGATATGACCCCGATGCTGGACATCGTGTTTATCATGCTGATCTTCTTTATAGTAACTACGTCGTTTATTAAGGAAGCCGGAATTGATGTGAACCGGCCGACAGCCAACTCCGCCCAGGTGGTCAAGAAAGGCAATATTATGATTGCCGTCAGCGATACCGGCGCGGTCTGGATTGACAAGCGCCGTGTTGAGGTGGGGGCGGTTCGTGCCAATGTCGAGCGACTGAAGGCAGAAAACCCCGAAGGCGCGGTGGTGATTCAGGCGGATAAAGAGTCCAAGTCTGGCATTGTCGTTGAAGTGATGGATCAGGTCAGGCTGGCGGGTGTTTACAGTATCTCCGTGTCGGCCAGAGAGCCCTGA
- a CDS encoding GNAT family N-acetyltransferase, giving the protein MLDAETALLTVMEHNTAGIKLYEKSGFAKEGIKKDSLLVNGDFVTEFLMAKLI; this is encoded by the coding sequence ATGCTGGATGCAGAAACTGCCTTACTGACAGTAATGGAGCACAATACAGCAGGGATCAAACTTTATGAAAAGTCGGGATTTGCAAAAGAAGGAATAAAGAAAGACTCCCTGCTGGTCAATGGAGATTTCGTGACTGAATTTTTAATGGCAAAACTGATTTAA
- a CDS encoding energy transducer TonB: MAALGLGFAVALGLFAIMNALVNNNRHELVQADDNRISEFIRMQRPETVKEKKREIPRPQPKRPPPPPEMKISQQVDKPVIEQVKMEVPQMDVDLDLAVGDGAGMYASSGVSASGGPVPLNKFSPMYPRKALQSGVGGSVVFQYTVNTDGRVMDVKIVKEKPRGKGFGKAIKKAAIKWKFKPAMEDGVAIARTQQQEYEFVLN, translated from the coding sequence TTGGCAGCGCTCGGCCTGGGTTTTGCGGTGGCACTGGGGTTGTTCGCCATTATGAACGCCCTGGTGAACAATAATCGCCATGAACTGGTGCAGGCTGATGATAACCGGATTAGCGAATTTATTCGTATGCAGCGTCCGGAAACGGTGAAAGAGAAAAAGCGGGAAATCCCCAGGCCCCAGCCTAAACGGCCACCGCCACCGCCGGAGATGAAAATCTCCCAGCAGGTGGATAAACCGGTGATTGAGCAGGTGAAGATGGAAGTGCCACAGATGGATGTGGACCTGGATCTGGCCGTGGGCGATGGTGCGGGCATGTATGCATCCAGTGGTGTATCTGCCAGTGGCGGGCCGGTGCCATTGAATAAGTTCAGCCCGATGTATCCAAGAAAAGCCCTGCAGAGCGGTGTGGGTGGCTCGGTGGTTTTCCAGTATACGGTAAATACAGATGGTCGTGTAATGGATGTGAAAATCGTTAAGGAGAAACCCCGGGGTAAAGGGTTTGGCAAGGCCATTAAAAAGGCTGCGATAAAGTGGAAATTCAAGCCGGCCATGGAGGATGGTGTTGCCATTGCCAGAACCCAGCAGCAGGAATATGAATTTGTCCTGAATTAG
- a CDS encoding IS4 family transposase, with protein sequence MLPLSPKPWSELTFGCADLGDTRRTKRLVKVAAELSAHTGNSLSSSCEGYTALVTGAYRLIENEAVKPEAIAEAGFQATAKIARQSRLLLALEDTTTLGYKHAVRSELGDLGGPEGSKTRGFHVHSVFLVDADTERSIGLIDQERWVREDVQRGKKNQRRQLPYEGKESFKWQRASENTEQRMGGKMPDIISVCDREADIYEYMHYKLDNRQRFVVRATQNRILVDGELLLFDSLAQTEVLGKYTIVVPQKGGRKKRKATLQVKRKKMTIQAPQRPGGRPEPVTMNIVSAEEIGNDSEDRLHWVLLTTEDIETFEDCRSIIRFYELRWRIEEFHKAWKSGAGVERLRLQSPDNIERLAVILMFVAVRLMQIREALMLPNDRQHKDRKLWSEKTLANEVVSDDEWQVLWLTYEKKALPDKPPTVTWLLQTIARLGGWGDSKHTGQPGWLVVWEGWAKLQDRVKTWQIARQFSAGEM encoded by the coding sequence ATGCTTCCACTTTCTCCTAAACCATGGTCAGAACTAACTTTTGGATGTGCTGATTTGGGCGATACTCGACGTACAAAACGACTTGTCAAAGTTGCTGCCGAGCTTTCAGCTCATACCGGTAATTCTTTGTCATCTTCATGCGAAGGTTATACCGCACTGGTAACTGGAGCTTACCGGCTGATTGAGAATGAGGCCGTAAAGCCTGAAGCAATAGCTGAGGCAGGCTTTCAGGCAACTGCCAAAATAGCGAGACAGTCTCGCCTACTTCTGGCTCTCGAAGATACAACAACCCTGGGTTATAAACATGCTGTCAGATCCGAGCTTGGTGATCTTGGAGGTCCTGAAGGCTCTAAAACCAGAGGATTCCACGTCCACTCTGTCTTCTTGGTTGATGCGGATACAGAGCGAAGCATTGGGCTTATTGATCAAGAACGATGGGTTAGAGAGGACGTTCAGCGGGGGAAAAAGAACCAACGTCGTCAGCTACCTTACGAGGGAAAGGAAAGCTTTAAGTGGCAAAGAGCCTCTGAAAACACAGAACAAAGGATGGGGGGTAAAATGCCTGACATCATCAGTGTTTGCGACCGGGAGGCGGATATATACGAATATATGCACTACAAACTGGATAACCGACAGCGGTTTGTTGTAAGAGCTACACAAAACAGAATCCTGGTGGATGGCGAACTCTTATTATTTGATTCCTTAGCTCAGACTGAAGTGTTGGGGAAATATACGATAGTGGTTCCTCAAAAAGGAGGTAGAAAGAAGCGAAAGGCAACGCTGCAGGTCAAAAGAAAGAAGATGACAATACAGGCGCCGCAAAGGCCAGGCGGCAGGCCGGAACCGGTAACTATGAATATTGTGTCGGCTGAAGAGATTGGCAATGACTCCGAAGACCGTTTGCACTGGGTACTATTGACAACTGAAGATATTGAAACATTCGAAGACTGTCGCTCTATCATTCGATTTTACGAGCTCCGATGGCGAATAGAAGAGTTCCATAAGGCTTGGAAATCGGGAGCAGGAGTAGAAAGGCTTCGTCTGCAATCTCCGGATAACATTGAACGACTTGCGGTCATATTAATGTTTGTCGCTGTCAGACTAATGCAAATCCGTGAAGCATTAATGTTACCGAATGACAGGCAGCACAAAGACAGAAAGCTTTGGAGTGAAAAAACACTCGCGAATGAGGTGGTCAGTGATGATGAATGGCAGGTTCTCTGGCTAACCTATGAAAAAAAAGCGTTGCCCGATAAGCCGCCAACAGTCACTTGGCTGCTTCAAACGATTGCTCGGCTTGGTGGTTGGGGTGATTCAAAGCATACAGGGCAGCCCGGCTGGTTAGTGGTATGGGAAGGCTGGGCGAAATTGCAGGATCGGGTAAAAACCTGGCAGATAGCCCGGCAGTTCAGCGCTGGAGAGATGTGA
- a CDS encoding tetratricopeptide repeat protein, translated as MNRIKKTALVSVLLAGISSAPLALAAPDKAPELRQITYKYILKAQEQMADDDLAAARASLEHVLAKVKNSKYDKAAVNQMLGVVFANQEKYQDATRYFKAALADDALHKPAAQQVRYNLAQLLMMEGEFREGIRQLKTWMSNLDDKVEVPASAWIMLANGYSRMQDWKNVVDPAKQAIAASDAPPESWYTLLLAAHYELKEIPQAIDVLEILVTMAPQKKQYWLQLSGMNMSIKRDAEALAALRAAYRNGLFDKETEYTRLANFLTYQQVPYQAGVVYSDGMEQGIVAGSFDNYKKLANFWSHARENDRAIDAFNQALGLQQDPDLQLKLARMLARSERYQELLRLVSSPFEGITEKQQGELLFLTGMAHYQLGDSRQSLEYMQKAAAIKSSRGQANSWIGFLQQDLNNG; from the coding sequence ATGAACAGAATAAAAAAGACGGCACTGGTCTCTGTTCTGCTGGCGGGCATTAGCTCTGCTCCGCTGGCATTGGCGGCTCCGGACAAAGCTCCGGAGCTGCGACAGATTACCTATAAATACATTCTTAAGGCTCAGGAGCAGATGGCAGACGATGATCTGGCGGCTGCCCGCGCGAGTCTCGAGCATGTACTTGCCAAGGTAAAAAACAGTAAGTATGACAAAGCAGCGGTCAATCAGATGCTTGGTGTGGTCTTTGCCAACCAGGAAAAATACCAGGACGCCACCCGCTACTTTAAGGCAGCATTGGCAGATGACGCTCTGCATAAACCGGCTGCCCAGCAGGTGCGCTATAATCTGGCGCAATTGTTGATGATGGAGGGTGAGTTCCGGGAAGGGATCAGGCAGCTGAAAACCTGGATGTCCAACCTGGACGACAAGGTTGAAGTGCCTGCCAGTGCCTGGATTATGCTGGCCAACGGTTATTCCCGGATGCAGGACTGGAAAAATGTGGTAGACCCGGCGAAGCAGGCGATTGCGGCTTCGGATGCGCCACCGGAATCCTGGTATACCCTGTTGCTGGCAGCCCATTATGAGCTTAAGGAAATTCCGCAAGCCATTGATGTGCTGGAAATCCTGGTGACCATGGCGCCGCAGAAGAAGCAGTACTGGTTGCAGCTGTCGGGCATGAATATGTCCATCAAGCGGGATGCCGAGGCGTTGGCTGCATTGCGGGCCGCCTATCGTAATGGCCTGTTTGATAAGGAAACGGAGTACACACGGCTGGCCAACTTCCTGACCTATCAACAGGTACCTTATCAGGCCGGTGTTGTTTATTCAGACGGTATGGAGCAAGGAATTGTTGCGGGCAGTTTCGACAATTATAAAAAGCTGGCGAACTTCTGGTCCCATGCCCGGGAGAATGACAGGGCCATTGACGCTTTTAACCAGGCCCTGGGCCTGCAACAGGACCCTGATCTGCAGTTAAAGCTGGCAAGAATGCTGGCGCGTTCAGAGCGTTACCAGGAACTGCTCAGGCTGGTAAGCAGCCCATTCGAGGGCATAACAGAAAAGCAGCAGGGTGAGTTGCTGTTTCTTACCGGTATGGCGCACTACCAGCTGGGCGACTCCCGGCAATCACTGGAATATATGCAAAAAGCGGCTGCCATCAAAAGCAGCCGTGGGCAGGCCAACTCGTGGATTGGTTTTCTTCAGCAGGATCTGAATAACGGCTAG
- a CDS encoding efflux RND transporter periplasmic adaptor subunit, producing MSRTGNEAREIIMIYKRLMTGVAALILLSVATVSQAASAVSTSVVEADHSAPVSWLNGSVISKKNAMISSEVNGRIEWLAEFGAPLKAGDLLAKIDDAQLQLEWQTRQLEMQKAEQQLDYLKKELDRLAALHRKKSVSRTELDEAQHQFNLAELAWRLAKVNSRKINDRLQKSEIKAPFNGVVNQRMVAPGEYVSEGEALIELVNTSEVEVQLQVPIQLVSFLSAGASLQVSNGERVLFSSLARRAGSADSRSRLMEVRLQPQGESWLPGTPVKVAVPLSEPANALRVPRDAVVMDEAGYKVYKVVDDKEESSRVSSVPVEILSGDDHSVSIRGNLKAGDDVVVRGANGLQQNDRVMVIEAASG from the coding sequence ATGAGCCGAACGGGAAACGAAGCAAGGGAAATTATCATGATCTATAAACGACTTATGACCGGCGTCGCTGCCCTGATTTTATTGTCGGTAGCAACCGTCTCACAGGCTGCCAGCGCTGTTTCTACTTCGGTTGTTGAAGCCGATCATTCGGCCCCGGTCAGCTGGCTCAATGGTTCAGTGATCAGTAAAAAAAACGCGATGATCAGTTCAGAGGTCAATGGTCGAATTGAGTGGCTGGCTGAATTCGGGGCACCACTGAAAGCGGGTGATCTGCTGGCAAAAATTGATGATGCCCAGTTGCAGCTTGAGTGGCAGACAAGGCAGCTGGAAATGCAGAAAGCAGAACAGCAGCTTGATTATCTGAAGAAAGAGCTGGATAGGCTGGCAGCCCTGCATCGCAAAAAAAGCGTTTCACGAACCGAGCTTGATGAAGCGCAACATCAGTTTAACCTTGCCGAACTGGCCTGGCGGTTGGCCAAAGTCAATAGCCGAAAAATTAACGACAGATTGCAAAAGTCTGAAATCAAAGCGCCTTTTAATGGAGTCGTGAATCAGCGAATGGTGGCGCCGGGAGAATATGTGTCAGAAGGTGAGGCTTTGATTGAACTGGTAAACACCAGTGAAGTAGAGGTGCAGTTACAGGTGCCGATTCAGCTGGTCTCTTTTTTATCTGCCGGGGCCTCTTTGCAGGTCAGCAATGGTGAGAGGGTGTTATTTTCTTCCCTGGCTCGCCGCGCTGGCAGTGCCGATTCACGCTCCCGGCTGATGGAGGTACGCCTGCAACCGCAAGGGGAGTCATGGTTGCCGGGCACTCCAGTCAAGGTTGCCGTTCCTTTGAGTGAGCCGGCCAACGCTTTGCGCGTTCCGAGGGATGCGGTGGTTATGGATGAGGCTGGCTACAAGGTCTATAAAGTGGTGGATGACAAAGAAGAAAGCAGTCGGGTGTCTTCTGTGCCCGTTGAGATTTTATCCGGTGATGATCACAGTGTATCCATCAGGGGCAACCTTAAAGCGGGCGACGATGTGGTAGTGAGAGGGGCAAATGGTTTACAACAGAATGACCGGGTGATGGTGATTGAAGCGGCGTCTGGATAA
- a CDS encoding transposase, with protein MRTTTRPTTARCTLAKYIGFLISEPKSSTCTRLAEVTDFSHDSANRFLKRENYQPKDMYDEAVKSLNPIGGTLSVDDSVLDKPYSYSVALVGHFWSGKHHRVVKGVNLITLYYTDVSGRHMPVNYRIYDKSEDKTKNDYFREMLIEVLVWGLKPAFVTGDSWYSCTTNLKTIKNHQTGFMFAVEKNRTVSLEKGKWQQVQHLDIPDNGLDVWLKDFGKIRLFRTMLKDQRRHYVVYLPEEVPFERNDFKQIHDQHWQIEQFHRAIKQVCHIEHFQVRSERPVRNHIFAAILAFVYLQKMQIEQEFTNIYQHQRGLFKETIGAFIESFAKGKDHLLPKFIGVINA; from the coding sequence GTGAGAACTACCACTCGACCGACCACTGCACGATGCACTCTTGCAAAATACATTGGCTTTTTGATTAGTGAGCCAAAATCATCAACATGCACAAGACTGGCCGAGGTTACCGACTTTTCTCACGATAGCGCAAACCGCTTTCTTAAGCGTGAAAACTATCAGCCCAAAGATATGTACGATGAAGCAGTCAAAAGTTTAAACCCTATTGGCGGCACCCTGAGCGTTGATGACAGCGTGCTCGACAAACCTTATAGCTACTCCGTGGCACTGGTTGGCCACTTTTGGTCGGGTAAACATCACCGAGTGGTTAAGGGAGTTAACCTCATCACCCTTTATTACACCGACGTATCCGGGCGCCATATGCCGGTGAATTACAGGATATACGACAAATCGGAAGACAAGACAAAAAACGACTACTTCCGTGAAATGTTGATTGAAGTGCTGGTATGGGGGCTGAAGCCAGCGTTCGTTACCGGTGACTCCTGGTACAGCTGCACGACTAACCTGAAGACGATTAAAAACCATCAGACTGGGTTTATGTTTGCCGTTGAGAAAAACAGGACAGTATCACTGGAAAAAGGTAAATGGCAGCAGGTTCAACACCTCGACATCCCCGACAATGGTCTGGATGTATGGCTCAAAGACTTCGGTAAGATCCGGTTGTTCAGGACGATGCTAAAAGACCAGCGTCGCCACTACGTGGTTTACTTGCCAGAGGAAGTCCCTTTTGAACGCAATGACTTCAAGCAGATCCATGACCAGCACTGGCAGATCGAACAGTTTCACAGGGCGATCAAGCAGGTTTGCCATATTGAGCACTTTCAGGTTCGCAGCGAACGACCCGTCAGAAACCATATATTTGCTGCAATTTTAGCTTTTGTTTATCTCCAGAAAATGCAGATAGAGCAGGAGTTTACGAATATTTATCAGCACCAACGGGGGCTGTTTAAAGAGACAATAGGCGCTTTCATTGAGAGTTTTGCAAAGGGGAAGGATCACCTCCTACCAAAATTTATCGGTGTCATCAATGCGTAA